The Primulina huaijiensis isolate GDHJ02 chromosome 12, ASM1229523v2, whole genome shotgun sequence genome has a window encoding:
- the LOC140990391 gene encoding subtilisin-like protease SBT4.3: MDRLHSLKLSCVIFVLCLSSLTTGCHASDQERRVYIVYMGNLGESEQSTSAYHQNMLQEVVDTRFQGKSLIRSYTRSFNGFAAYLTNEEKEKIARKEEVVSIFASTTLELQTTRSWDFMGLSENVHRNPSVESDTIVGVFDTGIWPESESFNDKGFSAPPKKWKGVCKGGQNFTCNNKLIGARYYNSNRPSETDSARDTDGHGSHTASTAAGNYVKETSFYGIANGTARGGVPSARIAVYKVCFSDCKSADLLAAFDDAIADGVDIITISIGFFVPQTLFNDVFAVGAVHATQNGILVVHSAGNGGPEHPLTSTVPWIFTVAASTTDRGIITKVVLGNGAIIKGKGVNTFDLKGNSFPSVYGKEVTSTCSERDAQLCRENCLDKRKVEGKVVLCNMYSGMEKALSAGAVGSVVPTIELLDFSLVVPFPASSLSKLSFSDVHGYFNSTKNPTLSILKSEVEKKLDAPSVASFSSRGPNVIFPNILKPDLTAPGVEILAAYSPLSSPSDDSEDKRSVKYSILSGTSMSCPHVAGAAAYVKSFHPDWSPSAIKSALMTTAWRMNATKDPKAEFSYGTGHIDPIKAADPGLVYEILIADYIIFLCNSGYNASKLSIIFGETIRCPDKKTTSNDLNYPAMTFRVTTGRTNTSTPYSIEFNRTVTNVGSPNSTYKAITSTSLDYNITVNPSTLNFKALNEKQSFVVSISGKLSDRTMLSASLVWSDGVHSVRSPIVVYPHQA, encoded by the exons ATGGATAGGCTGCATTCACTGAAACTTTCCTGCGTTATATTTGTTCTTTGTCTTTCGAGTTTGACGACCGGTTGTCATGCTTCCGATCAAGAAAGGAGGGTTTACATAGTGTACATGGGAAATCTCGGCGAAAGCGAACAATCTACGTCGGCGTACCACCAAAATATGCTTCAAGAAGTTGTGGACACAAG GTTTCAAGGTAAATCATTAATCAGAAGTTATACGAGGAGTTTCAATGGATTTGCTGCATATCTCACAAATGAAGAGAAGGAAAAGATAGCAA GGAAGGAAGAAGTAGTATCAATTTTTGCAAGTACAACTCTTGAACTACAAACAACAAGATCATGGGATTTCATGGGATTATCTGAAAATGTTCATCGAAATCCCTCAGTCGAGAGTGATACGATTGTTGGCGTCTTTGACACCGGAATATGGCCCGAATCAGAGAGTTTCAATGACAAAGGCTTCAGCGCTCCTCCCAAGAAATGGAAAGGAGTGTGTAAAGGAGGACAAAACTTCACTTGTAACAA CAAACTAATTGGAGCTCGGTACTACAACTCGAATAGGCCGTCGGAAACTGATTCGGCAAGGGATACAGATGGCCACGGATCTCATACAGCATCAACAGCAGCCGGTAACTACGTAAAAGAGACCAGTTTTTATGGCATTGCTAATGGGACTGCACGAGGAGGGGTACCATCTGCTAGAATCGCTGTATATAAAGTTTGTTTTTCGGACTGCAAGTCTGCAGATTTATTAGCTGCATTTGACGATGCTATAGCTGATGGAGTTGATATCATAACCATCTCTATTGGATTTTTTGTACCACAAACATTGTTCAATGACGTGTTTGCTGTCGGGGCGGTTCACGCTACCCAGAATGGTATTTTAGTTGTACACTCAGCAGGGAATGGGGGACCTGAACATCCTCTTACAAGCACCGTTCCATGGATTTTCACTGTTGCAGCTAGCACTACAGATAGAGGTATCATCACCAAAGTTGTGCTTGGGAATGGAGCCATAATTAAG GGAAAAGGTGTCAATACCTTCGACTTGAAGGGGAATAGTTTTCCCTCAGTATACGGGAAAGAAGTCACGAGCACATGCAGTGAACGGGATGCTCA GTTATGCCGTGAAAACTGTTTAGATAAAAGAAAAGTAGAAGGCAAGGTTGTGCTTTGCAACATGTACAGTGGCATGGAAAAAGCCTTGAGTGCTGGAGCAGTTGGTTCCGTCGTACCGACTATAGAGCTTCTTGATTTTTCCTTAGTCGTTCCATTTCCGGCTTCTAGTTTAAGCAAATTAAGCTTCAGTGACGTACACGGCTACTTCAATTCTACTAA AAATCCAACTCTTAGCATACTCAAGAGCGAAGTCGAGAAAAAGCTTGATGCCCCCTCCGTCGCTTCATTTTCTTCAAGAGGCCCAAACGTCATTTTTCCGAATATTTTGAAG CCAGATCTAACAGCCCCCGGAGTTGAAATCTTAGCAGCCTATTCACCTTTGAGTTCACCTTCAGATGATTCTGAAGATAAACGCTCTGTGAAATACAGTATATTATCTGGGACATCAATGTCTTGCCCTCATGTCGCTGGCGCAGCTGCTTACGTCAAATCATTTCACCCTGACTGGTCACCTTCTGCAATCAAATCAGCTCTCATGACAACCG CGTGGAGAATGAATGCCACCAAGGATCCAAAAGCTGAATTTTCTTATGGTACGGGCCATATTGATCCAATCAAAGCTGCTGATCCCGGCCTCGTATACGAGATCTTAATTGCTGACTATATCATATTTCTTTGCAACTCCGGATACAATGCATCAAAACTTAGCATAATATTTGGAGAAACTATCCGCTGCCCTGACAAGAAAACAACATCCAACGATCTGAATTATCCTGCAATGACTTTTAGAGTTACGACGGGTAGAACCAACACGAGCACGCCATACTCAATAGAGTTCAACAGGACAGTAACAAATGTAGGATCCCCAAACTCAACATACAAAGCAATAACCAGCACAAGTTTGGATTATAATATCACCGTTAATCCTAGCacccttaattttaaggcattGAATGAAAAACAATCTTTTGTTGTTAGTATTAGCGGGAAGTTAAGTGATAGGACAATGTTGTCTGCATCGTTGGTGTGGTCCGATGGCGTTCATAGTGTCAGGAGCCCGATTGTTGTATATCCACATCAAGCATAG
- the LOC140989481 gene encoding subtilisin-like protease SBT4.3 codes for MDCHAFDQERKIYIVYMGHLGENEGLFSTYHSNMLHDIVDSRFLSQSLIRSYRRSFNGFAAYLTHEEQEKLGSKEEVVSIFPSIALHPQTTRSWDFTGLKQNAHRNPTVESDTIVGVIDTGIWPESESFSDKGFSPPPKKWKGVCKGGQNFTCNNKLIGARYYNSFKPSGTDSARDIEGHGSHTASTAAGNVVKDASFYGIANGTARGGVPSARIAAYKVCHPDFGCQSADILAAFDDAIADGVDIITVSLGNAEPVVLEKDVIAIGSLHASQKGILVVQSAGNSGPGLVASTVPWVFTVAASITDRGIITKVVLGNGTTITGKSVNPFDLKGKSFPLAYGKEVTSTCEDKFARVCDLDCLDRRIVKGKVVLCNEFDGMEEAFSAGAVGSVVPSTDSPDVSFVVPFPASGLSPQRYIDLQVYFNSTKNHTVDILKSEVVKNLNAPSVASFSSRGPNKFFSNILKPDVTAPGVEILAAFSPLSSPSDYPEDKRSVKYSILSGTSMSCPHVAGAAAYVKSFHPKWSPSAIKSALMTTAWRMNATKDPKAEFSYGAGHIDPVKAADPGLVYEILPDDYIKFLCNSGYDASTLKKIFGISIRCPDKKTSNDLNYPAITFRFVSPSNESATFSAQFNRTVTNVGSEKSIYEAITSSSLDYNIIVKPSILKFKALDQKKSFVVTISGKLSSKIKLMSASLEWSDGVHSVRSPIVMFSSDL; via the exons ATGGATTGCCATGCTTTCGATCAAGAAAGGAAGATTTACATAGTGTATATGGGACATCTTGGTGAGAACGAAGGATTATTTTCGACATACCACTCGAACATGCTTCATGATATTGTTGATAGCAG GTTTCTAAGTCAATCATTAATCAGAAGTTATAGGCGGAGTTTCAACGGATTTGCTGCCTATCTCACACATGAAGAGCAGGAAAAGTTGGGAA GTAAGGAAGAAGTAGTATCAATTTTTCCTAGTATAGCTCTTCATCCACAAACAACAAGATCATGGGATTTCACGGGACTCAAGCAAAATGCTCATCGAAATCCAACTGTCGAGAGTGACACGATTGTTGGGGTCATTGACACCGGAATATGGCCCGAATCAGAGAGTTTCAGTGACAAAGGCTTCAGCCCTCCTCCCAAGAAATGGAAAGGAGTGTGCAAAGGAGGACAAAATTTCACCTGCAACAA CAAACTAATTGGAGCCCGGTACTACAACTCCTTTAAGCCGTCGGGGACTGATTCAGCAAGGGACATAGAAGGCCACGGATCTCATACAGCATCAACAGCAGCTGGGAACGTGGTTAAAGATGCCAGTTTTTATGGCATTGCAAATGGGACTGCAAGAGGAGGAGTACCATCAGCTAGAATCGCTGCATATAAAGTTTGTCACCCTGATTTTGGGTGCCAGTCTGCAGATATATTAGCTGCATTTGACGATGCTATAGCTGATGGAGTTGACATCATAACTGTGTCTCTTGGAAACGCCGAGCCAGTTGTGTTGGAGAAGGACGTGATTGCCATTGGATCACTTCATGCTTCACAAAAGGGTATTTTAGTTGTACAATCAGCAGGGAATTCAGGGCCTGGACTGGTTGCAAGCACCGTTCCATGGGTTTTCACGGTTGCAGCTAGCATTACTGATAGAGGTATCATCACCAAAGTGGTTCTTGGGAATGGAACTACAATTACG GGAAAATCTGTCAATCCTTTCGACTTGAAGGGGAAGAGTTTTCCCTTGGCATATGGGAAAGAAGTAACGAGCACATGCGAGGACAAATTTGctag GGTCTGTGATTTAGACTGTTTAGATAGAAGAATAGTAAAAGGCAAGGTTGTGCTTTGCAACGAATTCGACGGCATGGAAGAAGCTTTCAGTGCTGGAGCAGTTGGTTCCGTCGTACCGTCAACAGACTCACCTGACGTTTCCTTTGTTGTTCCCTTTCCAGCTTCTGGTTTAAGTCCGCAACGCTACATTGACTTACAAGTTTACTTCAACTCTACAAA AAATCATACCGTCGACATACTCAAGAGCGAAGTTGTGAAAAATCTTAATGCCCCTTCTGTTGCTTCCTTTTCTTCAAGAGGccctaataaatttttttccaatATTTTGAAG CCAGATGTAACAGCCCCAGGAGTTGAAATTTTAGCAGCATTTTCGCCTTTGAGTTCACCTTCAGATTATCCGGAAGACAAGCGATCCgtaaaatatagtattttatcCGGGACATCAATGTCTTGCCCTCACGTCGCTGGTGCTGCTGCTTATGTAAAATCATTTCACCCCAAATGGTCGCCTTCTGCAATCAAATCAGCTCTCATGACAACCG CATGGAGAATGAATGCCACCAAGGATCCAAAGGCAGAATTTTCTTACGGAGCAGGCCATATTGATCCTGTCAAAGCTGCTGACCCTGGCCTCGTGTATGAGATTTTACCCGATGATTATATCAAATTCCTTTGCAACTCTGGCTATGATGCGTCAACGCTCAAAAAAATATTCGGAATAAGCATCCGCTGTCCAGACAAGAAAACTTCCAACGACTTGAATTACCCCGCAATAACTTTTCGGTTCGTTAGCCCAAGTAACGAGAGTGCAACATTCTCAGCACAATTCAACAGAACAGTAACAAATGTAGGATCCGAAAAATCGATATACGAGGCAATTACCAGCAGTAGTTTGGATTATAACATCATCGTGAAGCCTAGCATTCTTAAATTTAAGGCACTCGatcaaaaaaaatcatttgtaGTCACAATTAGTGGGAAGTTAAGTTCTAAGATAAAGTTAATGTCTGCATCATTGGAGTGGTCGGATGGCGTTCATAGTGTCAGGAGTCCAATCGTGATGTTTTCAAGTGACTTATAG
- the LOC140989697 gene encoding pectate lyase-like: MALSYCKLPLIILFCLVLLVNNVPKSVAKIANYDEYYQKRSEESFEDSLSAFNPNPEELTDQFNEQVGEVLVSSNVTRRSLKESDCSATNPIDRCLRCDPNWAKDRKKIADCARGFGHHATGGKDGRYYIVTDPSDDDMFFPKPGTLRHAVIQKKPLWIVFAHHMVIRLREELIFESDKTIDGRGAVVHIAYGAGLTLQFVKNIIIHNIWIHDIVPANGGMIRDSLDHIGLRTRSDGDGISVFSASNIWIDHVSLSKCSDGLIDVIEGSTAITISNCKFNNHNDVMLLGAHDSTTKDSIMQVTVAFNRFGRGLVQRMPRCRWGFFHVVNNDYSHWEMYAIGGSAHPTILSQGNRFRASNGPFTKEVTKRDYATKDQWMKWQWRSEGDVFMNGAYFVESGPEFKHSKSPLTKRNMVKFKPGSYAGRLTRFAGALKCIKGKPC; this comes from the exons ATGGCGCTAAGTTATTGTAAATTACCGTTAATAATTCTCTTCTGCCTTGTGTTACTTGTTAATAATGTACCAAAATCTGTAGCTAAGATTGCAAATTACGATGAGTATTATCAAAAGAGATCCGAGGAATCTTTCGAGGATTCCTTGAGCGCGTTTAACCCGAATCCCGAGGAACTTACGGATCAGTTCAACGAACAAGTTGGAGA GGTGTTGGTAAGCTCCAATGTGACCAGGAGGAGCCTCAAAGAAAGTGATTGCTCTGCAACGAACCCCATCGACAGGTGCTTGCGATGCGACCCCAACTGGGCCAAGGACCGGAAGAAGATAGCTGATTGTGCTCGAGGCTTTGGCCACCATGCCACAGGTGGCAAGGACGGTCGGTACTACATTGTAACTGACCCCTcagatgatgacatgttttttcCGAAACCAGGAACCCTCCGCCACGCGGTCATCCAGAAGAAGCCGCTGTGGATCGTTTTTGCTCATCACATGGTCATTAGGCTGAGGGAAGAACTCATATTCGAAAGTGACAAAACCATTGATGGAAGAGGTGCAGTTGTGCACATAGCATATGGGGCTGGTTTGACCCTACAATTTGTGAAGAATATTATCATACACAATATCTGGATCCATGATATTGTGCCGGCGAATGGTGGCATGATTCGAGATTCACTAGACCACATCGGACTGCGTACGAGGAGCGATGGTGATGGGATTTCAGTGTTTAGTGCTAGCAACATATGGATCGATCATGTGTCGTTGTCTAAGTGTAGTGATGGGCTCATTGACGTGATTGAGGGTTCCACTGCTATCACCATATCTAACTGCAAATTCAACAACCACAATGAT GTGATGCTTTTGGGTGCTCATGATAGTACTACTAAAGATTCAATCATGCAAGTCACAGTAGCATTCAATCGATTCGGAAGGGGTCTGGTGCAAAGGATGCCAAGGTGCCGATGGGGTTTCTTCCACGTCGTGAACAACGACTACTCCCACTGGGAAATGTACGCCATTGGTGGTAGCGCCCACCCCACCATTCTCAGCCAAGGGAACCGGTTCAGAGCCTCAAACGGCCCCTTCACCAAAGAG GTGACGAAGAGGGATTATGCTACTAAGGACCAATGGATGAAATGGCAATGGCGATCGGAAGGCGACGTGTTCATGAATGGAGCCTACTTTGTTGAATCAGGGCCCGAGTTTAAGCACTCAAAAAGTCCATTGACAAAGAGAAATATGGTCAAGTTCAAGCCTGGTTCCTATGCAGGAAGGCTCACACGTTTTGCTGGTGCACTCAAGTGCATTAAAGGCAAACCCTGCTAA